The sequence gggtccaatctgtaacttttgcaaaacacatggtccaaaatggtatttaccctataattatacatataacttatcaataataatatattaacaaTATGAGaagtataaataaataagaaatgagaataatttttatgatgttcccttaaattaaattgtatgaCTCGAGATTTGTAAACATAAGAAGTGttcttatatgaaaaaaaaaaagaatcttacaaaatgtcaattttttttggtCATTTTTACTGtcgcactttttttttttacatttttactgtatcaaatttttaaaaatattgtgttgaagttttaaaattacaaaaataatgtgtttcaataaaataaaataaaaacttaaaaacaactaAGTTGTTGTTTGACTTCATAACTTacaaattgtttttaatttttaaaaacagaaaacagtttttaaaaactaatacgAGTCGTTtgaccaattttttttaaaaattagtatCTGTACTGTaggggcggacccacattgtagTGAGGGGGACAACAATCACCCctgaaaaaaaattggaaaaaaaaatatattttagttagttataacatatatttgtaataaagataatatttatagacataataGTAGGTTTGGTGTAATGATTAATGTTAAATTAtatatgagaaatgctaaagggcatcAGTGGTGCCTAGTATcctcctatgtgtcaatatcgctattggtctaattaagtatcgggtctcatataatttaatataatagcttttagggagtatcgctagccaatcgcaacgcgacatgtcccaaaggtgctaggcaccactagtgcctaatagcaatgctcattatatatatgttagagGTCAAAGAATCAAATACCATTAACAACACTTTTTTTAAGTTTACTTTTGCCCCtactttacaaaaaaaaaaaaaaaaaaaaaaaattacgcccctcactttaaattctgggtccACCACTGAGTGTTCGGGTCCAAGGTCAAGGTTCGAGTCCGAGTCCAATgtttgggtccaagttcggAAATATGCAAAACAACTTAAcaaataacatgaaaacaattataaaataataaaaagataacTACAAAGcaacagaaaaataacaaaacattgACCTAATTGCAATATGCAAAACAATATCAACTCCTACAATTTCATACTttcaactgtttttttttttctcttttcctttTCGAGTTGGTGATtgttaaaatgataatttaatttttaaaaaataaataaataattacattaataatagaaataataaaatcttgggcattttttatttttacacttctaaacattttttttttgcatttttacgaaattctatataaaaacccctattgcaactagcgctgcaacctaaattgcaaccaaAAACGTACAAAAACCCCTATTACAACTAGcgttgcaaccactttagaaactcaaaccgtaaatttttaaaaaaaaaattaaaaaaaaatagtatttgggGTAATTCCCCTAAAATGGGCATTTTTATGAGTTCAAAAtagaatatataatataataggtaatatataattatcatGTCAATATCTATTACTGTACATTgtgttaattaaaaaaataaaaaatcttattattgtattataataaaatgtgtaaataaaataaactaaatataagAATCTAAACTACAAAATAACACAcatacaacaacaaaaaaattgtcaaaaagaaactaaaatatacaccataaaaaatacacatgaataaaaaaataatttaaaaataactgttgaacaaaaaaatattctaaaaatcactttaaaacaactaaaaaataataaaaaaataacaaaacaaatgCACATacatacaacaaaaaaattatgtggaATAAACTAAGAATAtacaccataaaaaatatacataaactaaaCAACAACTGTACAAAAataaacatacaaaaataacaaaaaaaactataaaataactataaaactcttaaacaataatataaaataattataaaataacaaaaaaacagGTATAAATccataaaaaaaagtaacaagaCATCAAGTTAAAATATGCAAATCATTCATAAATGAACTCcgaataaattacaaaatgtctaaaaaaataccacttttattaatcatgtAAAAGAGATAAAGATATAGGAAGAGtgctattatttatttattttttattttttttgtaagaaagagaaagtgtgttaaaaatttaattttgtaaaaatgtaaaaaaaaaaaaattatataaaaacctATATATATTAAACACATCAATTAGATTGTATAcagataatatataaatttgtagtatataaatatataatctcTAGTATATATTTGTATTCCTCACAAAATTTGAAGATATATAATAGACTAGGAGATGCTAAACAAACCTTTAAATTTTAACTTGTTGGAAAATTCTACCTTCCACCTACCTATTCGGATTCTTTACTTAATTTTTGGCTAGTTAAGAAGTGGTAAGCATTTATGAAATGTAGTttcgagaagaaaaagaaaattagtggagaaataaatattaaatagagCAGCCTCATGTGCAACACAAGATAGTGGGGCATAATCTTTGGGACCCAAAATTCAATCAAGATTTGTTTACACTGATTATGTGCTATCAAATCAAATCTAATCCACTagttttaaataagaaaatggAAAACGAAAAAGCTTGATACTTACTAATCAACTAAAATTTGCCTGATATTGGTAATGAGTTGTCACAAACAAGATGAACCAATTTAGGTATGAAAAGTAATGATTGTGTATGTATGTAGTCCTTAATCCTTATGCCTAAGCTACCATAATAAATTGTTCATGGTTTCAGGTCCCATACATTGTTCCAAACAAATAGTAgcaatgattaataaaaatttggaagaagaagagaagtaaTCAATCATACTTTATATAATGAGAgcttcaattttaaaataaaacttggaAATGGactaattttagattaattggTGCTTTAACTACAATAAGAGTAAGAGGTACACATAAATGAATTATACTGcagtaataatattataattataaataatatactgTAATATATtagtatacatacatatatagttacatacatacataccaAGCCTAACTAAGCTGAGTAAAAAGACAATTCATGACAACAATAACAGAACCAGAAACCCAAGGAAAAAAAAGGGGTACtaacatattcaacacatcaGAGCACAGTCCaccaattgtatatatattcagAGAAAGTGAGTGCAAGATAGGTTATGAACAACCTAATAGAATTCGCGATCAGGCAAGAGTAAAGGAGCAATGAGAGACCATACATAGAGTCCGGCAGTAACCCACTCTGTACAGATTCGAACCCAAACTGTTGTCCAGCCAACATCTATGAGGTCTGAGCTCTCAGATGTGTTGGTCCACCCTGAAAGAAGCATTGCAGCATACATGCTAGCCAGAGCAAATATCAGGTGAAAAAATGTATAGGAATAACTAACAGGCCGTGCTTCTTTttccttcttttcttttccttcttCAACATCTTCACCTTCAAGAAAAGGTTTCTTGGCACCTACGCAACCGTACTTCATAATTAGTGGACAATGCCATGTTTAATAACTGAGCAATGTGAAGCTATTAGATTCACAGGAATCAGTTTACAAGACGGTATTTGAAATTGTGGGACATGATCAAATTGCCATGAAATTTTGAGAATAATAATTTTGAGTAATGAACCCAGTTGATAATGTTTACAAGTAACATCTAAATTAGTTTTGAGTACCTGACTTGGGAGAAGACGGAGGTGATAAAAATGTTGTTGAAGATCCCGCACGAACTGCAGAATATAAAACTGAGAGAACAGTTGTGAGCATCCCAAGAATAAGTGTACTTGCCGTTactgctttggatttgttcagACCATTGCACGCATAGCCATGAGGTTCACTGGAAAGCCCCGTGTAGCAAACATAAGCACAATATACAGAGATGACAGATGCAGGCAAGAGGCTGCCACTCACCTGTTTCCAGACAAAACCATTAagcaaatgaaaaaaaaaaggtgtcaTAGAGCTAATTTGCAATAAggagaataaaaaaaaagtgagcgACATATCTAACACAGGCCTTCTACTGCAATGTTGTCAAGACACTAATTATAACAACCAAACACATCCAGCAAGTAGTGTTAGAATTtgggataagatgaatgaggttccatctcaaaaccaattggcaatgggaggagtactccattcatcttatatatgacaatttattttcacacattaaCAATGTGAGACTAACTCTAATACACCCTCTTCACGTTTAGACCTAGAAAGTGTAAGTATAACGAACAACCTTTAAGAGACCACAGGGCCAAACGTAACATTTGAAAGAATCCCACAAGGCCAAATATCGAGAAATTTGTGGGTGTACACGTCGAGGAATTTGTAGATTTTGAAACAGGTCAAAGCCCCAACACTAGAAACTGACACACATTGGCCGAATGGTCCCAAATGGAGGTTAAAGGGGAAACATCAGAAGTCTCTTTTTGGACCGACATCACTTTGGCTCACAACAGATCACAAATGGCTTTTTTGGACCGATAGCATTTAGGCTCACAACAGATCACAAGTGGCACTaataccatgttagaatttgggataaggtgaatggggttccatctcaaaactaattagcAATGGGAGTAGTagcccattcatcttatatatgacaatttatttccacacattaacAATGTGAGATTAACTCTAATAAGTAGTGTCTATGCAAGCTACTCAGCTGTATAAAATGCTTATGGAACTAAGATAAACAATAAATAGGGTTTACCATGATATAGCAATTTTCCGTAAGTACTTTGAGTGAACTCAAGATGCtcatttcaaacaaaataatgTTACTTCTCATGCACTAATTAACTTCCTTTTTTGCCCAAAAGACAACTATTGCAAATGATTTAAAAGATATAGCCATTTGGTATAATAAATTGTTTTCTCTCATACCATTTAGCAACTATTTATTTCAAAACATTTTCTCAGGGAAAGCACAGAAAAGATAATAATCTAATATAGCTCAGCTGATTGAGCTTATATAGCAAGAAAACATATTCTGCACATTCCAGTGAATAAAATGCATATTAAGTATGGTATAAATTGTCTCACTTACTGCTGGATGTAATGCAATAATAGCAAATACAAATCCAAGAATCATGGTCATGACAATGAAGAAAATGTTCAGGCCGCAGTCTTGACCAGAGGGATTGAACCAAATGAATAGAATTCCTGAGAAGGCAAATGCTGCAATGTAGCATCCAGCAGATACAACCAGTAAAGCAACGTACCTAATGAATACCAGTTACACGGTTAGAAATCAAATGGGGGCTCTAGGATGGGAAAAGATAGTGGATAATAAGTGCCTGGACAAACCATTTTTGTTCATCTTTCTCAACCCAAGCATCATTCCATGAGTGAGTGAAGTCTAGCAGGATAAGGACTTGAACAAGTAAAAACGCACCTGCTCCAAATATTGACAAAGTCCCTACAAGTATAGAAAACACAAAAGGCATTAAATCTACTGAACAAAAATACAATGAAAATATTACAGACCGATAGGAGAAAAGATAAAAAGATTGTCAGCCGTTAGACCCAATAGTTACTGATGAAATCAACAAAGACCCAGCTACGTACTCATTCCatcaaaaaatgtaaccatactAAAATATAAGTTGTTCAATGTATAAAAACCATGCAAGTAAAGATTGAAAAAGTAATCTCACACAATCTTTTACATAAATTCTCACAGCAGAGTATGAACAGGCTACTCTTCACAGATATTTACACTGGTAATAAAGCCATTTAAAATTCTCAATGTGAGATATTTCTGAGAATAACTAAGAAATTTCCATTAGACCAGGTTAAAGAATCACATTAGAAGGCAAATATTGTCTTGACACTAAATTAGTTCTATTATGTAACAAATTGACTAACCGTAAAATGAGATAACAGCATTTGGAATGAAAAATGCAAGAACGACAAGAAGAAGCCATATCACCATCTTTGCAATCCATCCACCATGATGCCATGAATCACGTCTGTCATTTTGGTCCTTCACACCAATCATTATAAGAGCAAATATTCCAAAAAACAAGAAATTCCCCAAGCTCAAACGAAGAACTGCCTGTATCTGATACCATTCCTTCGGGTGAGTCTCGGAATGGCTTATCCCTGTATACAAACAAATGAAGAGGGGAATGAATTCTCCATATTCAgaatccaataaatatttaatttcaactGAATAtccaacaaattaaaaaagtaaccaCGCAGGACATCAGAACCAACAGATTCATTTTACCCAGAGCAGAAAGTAACTAAGTTATAACCAAACAGAGCATAACACTGAAGAAGCCAAAAAGACATGGCTGAAGACGAATATATCAAAACTAGCTCAGCTTAATCAACATTTAAGataccaacaacaacaacaacaacaacaacaacaaacagtcctgaattaatttgaaaaaaaaaaaaaaatttgttcaCGAGAGGAGCCTATATATCAAAATTAGCTACAAGAAACAACATATTCAGATACCCAGATGAAAAAACTAGCTGAAAAAATAATGTGGCAGGTAGGAATATGAATGAAAGATAAAAAAAGTTACATCCACAGGCGAATTTCTCCAAGAAAAcacatacataaaaattaagcgaaaataataaatagatttttcaaatACCCATATAAGAAAAGAATGAATGAAGTAGAAAGTGAAACTCACAAGGGAATTTCTCCAAGAGAGGAGCTCCAACTTCCCTGAGAATCCATGAAACGACGAGTGATACACCGAAAAGACCACAGTAAGCGATTCTAGCTGACTTATTAGTTAAACCAGAGGCCACCGAGGTGCATAGACCGCACGTTGCGGTCGTACAGCAAGAAATCAAGCATGACATCTCTGATCTTTGTCTCTCGAATTTTCTGAGCTACGAGTCGAGTCGAGTCGAGGAGGTACGTTCAGAGTGTTTGGTAATGTAATGTTTTTGTTTGGAGAGTAATTCAGTTTTTCAACCGCCAGTCTTTCGCCACCACCATCCATTGTTATTCCTTATTGGGCCGACTACCATGTTTTTGGGcccataatattaaaataagttttatttacaaaaataacttCCTTTATATATGATTACAAAAATCACTCCAAATTTTAAGACAATTCATTTTATATGCATTTAGTATTTATTATAcataaaatactaatttttaaattttatcttgaaagattttcttttatatatttttatggtattctataaaaaaaaaacatgaacatatatataaaaaaaaaaccaaataaaagtaacagaaaaataatataaaaaaggggtaagttgaaaaatgcctcttttattcattaattaatcaaatttacctctaatttatatttatttgaaacatacctctttttatatgtattgtacccaaaatacccttacataagagaatcacatggagagtatcttgaagtgacaggggcaaaattggtacaatgtttaaaaaaagaagtaaaaatgatagattttaaaaaagaaggtaaaaataaaagaggacaatataaaaaaggtatagagtgtaatttcctctataaaaaataatatacaaataagggtataatttttttggttaaagAATAGTTTTCAAAATCAAAGGCATAAGTCTTAAGTCTTATAAGTTACTTTTCAGTCGTATAAGGCATAATACAGAaacctttttatttttacactttgaacttttttatttataaaaatacatcttcaataaaaataataaattatttttatataatttatttatagttgtattaTAGTTGTCATAAGGTTATTTTTCTGGTtgtttttgataattttctagtttatttatacttaatttatagCTGTCGTGAGgttaatttcttattttttttgagttattttCTTACTTCTTTTCTAAAcaaagtgtatttttgtaattttaaaactttataagcgtatttttataaataaaaacttcataccgtaaaattttaaataaaacgaaaaaaaagatacttttgaaaattttcctaattattttaggttttaatATTTCTTTCCATAATGGACTCATGACAGTTAGTCTGACTGCCATTGACATGACCTTGATATATTTACTGAATATCCTTGTCTACGTAGTTGCCTCTAAGAATTATTGTAAATAATTCGTGGATGCTCATCTTTCAATTGTTTGATGCATACCAAATCGTTGGACTCGATCAATCTGTGCCCTTGATGGGGAAAATTAGTCATAGAAGGCTTGTTTAAGTGTCTCCAAGGAATCGATAGATCTTAAGGAGAGCTTAAGATGCTGTGCTACTTTTGATAGTATGACTGGAAAGATCTAACATCAAGGATCGTCTTGAATGCCTTGCAGGTCAATTCGTACTTCAAAATTTTCCATGTGAGAGAGAGAGTCTTCTTTACCAGTGTATGGATGCCACTAGGGGTGAGCAAcagtcggtttggtcggttttttacataaaaaaaatctgaaattCGGTTTTCAATTCTCATGTTATAATCTAAAAAACGACCGACcattatataaatgtaaaaaaccCGACCGTTTTAAtcctcggtttggtcggtttaaatcGACCAAACCgagcttcttctttttttttttttaaaaaaaaaaataagtttttaaatttgctataaTTATTtggaaactaaaaaaattaaagtattgtatcaaatatcatataatttaaaaataaaatttttttagttaaataaataatgtaaaataatttttttaaatttgctcaaattatttgtgctactaattggtaatgagttatattaaaaactcgtattattttatgaatatgtgtatataatacgtaaatacatcaaattataataaaataaagtaatgaataattgagatttaaaataaaaaaataagaagtaaaactagtttaatagaattgtatattaaatatgtacaaaaataattatattatatatgtatagtgtataatatatatgttcggtCAGTTCTCGGTTTAATCAGACGGTTTACCATTAACACTAAAACCGACCGTGCAAAGGcaatttttttcgatttttgatTTTTCGGTGTTTGGACGGTCGGTGTACTCAGTTTGGTCGGTTTCTTGGATTTTTTTCTCACCCCTAGATGCTACATTAGATTTTTGAATTTGGTGGGGATCTCCAAAGCCTTGATTCGATCTCAGAGAGGTGAACATCACTCCCGTTTTAGCTCAAACTTAGTTGGCTTTTAACTGTGATACTCCTTACCAAGGCGGCAAGAGTATCAAATTTAGTCCTATAGACACCACAAGTGGTGATGTGCATATCCGTTGGCCATTTCTGGCTGACGTTACTTTGCAAGTTCTTTTATTTTCCAAGTCGATCAAATACGTTGATTTCCTTGGGCCTTGTGGTTGTTGCCTGGTCATGTTGGCAACTATGGGGATTTATCCCATACAACAAAATCTCTTGAGCGTTTGCTTCATGAGTGGTTGCTTGTAGTACTATA is a genomic window of Cannabis sativa cultivar Pink pepper isolate KNU-18-1 chromosome 9, ASM2916894v1, whole genome shotgun sequence containing:
- the LOC115719101 gene encoding uncharacterized protein LOC115719101, which produces MSCLISCCTTATCGLCTSVASGLTNKSARIAYCGLFGVSLVVSWILREVGAPLLEKFPWISHSETHPKEWYQIQAVLRLSLGNFLFFGIFALIMIGVKDQNDRRDSWHHGGWIAKMVIWLLLVVLAFFIPNAVISFYGTLSIFGAGAFLLVQVLILLDFTHSWNDAWVEKDEQKWYVALLVVSAGCYIAAFAFSGILFIWFNPSGQDCGLNIFFIVMTMILGFVFAIIALHPAVSGSLLPASVISVYCAYVCYTGLSSEPHGYACNGLNKSKAVTASTLILGMLTTVLSVLYSAVRAGSSTTFLSPPSSPKSGAKKPFLEGEDVEEGKEKKEKEARPVSYSYTFFHLIFALASMYAAMLLSGWTNTSESSDLIDVGWTTVWVRICTEWVTAGLYVWSLIAPLLLPDREFY